A portion of the endosymbiont of Galathealinum brachiosum genome contains these proteins:
- a CDS encoding chemotaxis protein CheZ, whose translation MEVTPINRDLLLEKAQELIASLESPETSDEQLETQIDEINTFKDNQLFQELGKMTRDIHDSIMKFRMDSRISDLAETDIPDAKDRLEYVITMTEKAANTAMGVIEEGSPVAEKLSTEAGVLKAQWQKFRKRELSADELRSMGKDVETFFDESEVMMSRLLSGFTEILMAQDFQDLTGQIIRQVINLVDEIETNLVELIKIQGETQAKEEPAKEEEMKLDGPQVPGKETSDDVMKGQDDVDDLLASLGF comes from the coding sequence ATGGAAGTAACGCCTATTAATCGAGACCTTCTGCTGGAAAAAGCTCAGGAGTTGATTGCAAGCCTTGAATCACCTGAAACCAGCGATGAGCAGCTCGAAACCCAGATTGATGAAATAAACACTTTTAAAGATAATCAGCTGTTTCAGGAACTGGGTAAAATGACCCGGGATATTCATGATTCTATAATGAAGTTCCGAATGGATTCACGTATTTCAGATCTTGCAGAAACGGATATCCCTGATGCTAAAGACCGCCTTGAATATGTCATTACAATGACAGAAAAAGCGGCTAATACGGCTATGGGAGTTATCGAAGAGGGCAGTCCGGTAGCTGAAAAGTTATCGACAGAAGCCGGGGTCTTAAAAGCACAGTGGCAGAAATTTCGTAAGCGTGAATTATCTGCGGATGAACTTCGTTCTATGGGGAAAGATGTAGAAACTTTCTTTGATGAATCAGAAGTGATGATGTCCAGATTGCTTTCCGGTTTTACCGAAATACTAATGGCTCAGGATTTTCAGGATTTAACAGGGCAAATTATTCGTCAGGTTATTAATCTGGTAGATGAAATTGAAACGAATCTGGTTGAATTAATAAAAATACAGGGTGAAACGCAAGCGAAGGAAGAGCCGGCGAAGGAAGAAGAAATGAAACTTGATGGGCCACAGGTTCCAGGTAAAGAAACCTCGGACGATGTTATGAAGGGTCAGGATGATGTTGATGACCTGTTAGCAAGCCTGGGCTTCTAG
- a CDS encoding chemotaxis protein CheY: MDKNMKILIVDDFSTMRRIIKNLLRDLGFNNTEEADDGNTGLPKLQSGNFDFLVTDWNMPGMTGIDLLRAVRADERLKTLPVLMVTAEAKKEQIVLAAQEGVNGYIVKPFTAQTLKEKIDKIFERIDNAS, from the coding sequence TTGGATAAAAATATGAAAATCCTTATTGTGGACGATTTCTCCACAATGCGGCGAATAATTAAAAATCTGCTTAGAGATCTGGGCTTTAACAATACAGAAGAAGCGGATGATGGTAATACCGGGCTTCCCAAGTTGCAGTCGGGTAATTTTGACTTTCTGGTCACCGACTGGAATATGCCGGGTATGACAGGTATTGATCTGTTACGCGCTGTACGCGCAGATGAAAGATTGAAAACACTTCCTGTATTAATGGTGACAGCTGAAGCTAAAAAAGAGCAGATTGTACTGGCTGCGCAAGAAGGGGTGAATGGTTATATCGTTAAACCCTTTACAGCTCAAACGCTCAAGGAAAAGATTGATAAAATATTTGAACGTATAGATAACGCATCTTAG
- the fliA gene encoding RNA polymerase sigma factor FliA (sigma factors are initiation factors that promote the attachment of RNA polymerase to specific initiation sites and are then released; this sigma factor directs late flagellar biosynthesis genes) → MNAANTMYTEVQKDQRDQRIIEHVGLVKRIAYHLVARLPSSVQVDDLIQSGMIGLIEAAKNYDPSQGASFETYAGIRVRGAMLDDVRHADWSPRSLHRKMRQVREAVHDIENETGRDAKDQEVADRLEISLDDYHTIRRDSSNAQIFSLDQTDDDPGQQSRLKSSQSEPFEILQDSSFKKNLAEVIATLAEREQMVMSLYYNEELNLKEIGLVLEISESRVCQIHSQALKNIRSKMGDWIA, encoded by the coding sequence ATGAATGCGGCAAATACCATGTATACAGAGGTTCAGAAAGATCAGCGTGATCAGCGAATTATTGAGCACGTTGGGTTGGTAAAGCGTATTGCTTATCATCTGGTTGCCCGGTTACCTTCCAGTGTTCAGGTGGATGATTTAATTCAGTCCGGCATGATCGGTCTGATTGAAGCAGCAAAAAATTACGATCCTTCTCAGGGTGCCAGTTTTGAAACCTATGCGGGCATTCGTGTGCGTGGTGCTATGTTAGATGATGTACGTCATGCTGACTGGTCGCCCCGTTCCTTACACAGAAAAATGCGGCAGGTACGAGAAGCCGTCCATGATATAGAAAATGAAACCGGTCGTGATGCAAAAGATCAGGAAGTTGCTGACAGGCTGGAAATTTCGCTGGATGATTATCATACTATCAGGCGTGATAGTTCAAATGCGCAGATATTTAGTCTGGACCAGACGGATGATGATCCAGGTCAACAAAGTCGACTTAAGTCATCACAGAGTGAGCCATTTGAAATATTGCAGGATAGTAGTTTTAAAAAAAATCTTGCTGAAGTCATTGCGACACTTGCCGAGCGGGAACAAATGGTGATGTCGTTATATTATAATGAAGAATTAAATTTAAAAGAAATAGGCCTGGTGCTGGAGATATCGGAATCAAGGGTATGCCAGATACATAGTCAGGCACTTAAAAATATACGTAGTAAAATGGGCGACTGGATTGCATGA
- a CDS encoding cobyrinic acid a,c-diamide synthase, translating into MIDQAAGIRRMASTKPVQVIAVSSGKGGVGKTNVSVNLSLAMVAAGQNVLLLDADLGLANVDLLLGLRAEYNLSHVISGERTLEEVVVKGPEGLNIIPAASGMQMMSELSPGQHAGVIRAFSDLSMPVDVLVVDTAAGISDGVVSFVKAANEVLVVVCNEPTSLTDAYALIKVMSEDHGVHKFNILANSVRDPQEGAKLFKKLIRVTDYYLDVTLNFMGAVPYDEYLVKSVKKQKAVLQSYPQSPSSLAFRKLAKVAMAWPVPESASGHLEFFVERLIKFSAAG; encoded by the coding sequence ATGATTGACCAGGCAGCAGGCATAAGACGAATGGCGTCAACAAAACCAGTACAGGTAATTGCGGTAAGCAGTGGCAAAGGAGGGGTTGGTAAAACCAATGTCTCAGTGAATTTGTCACTTGCTATGGTCGCAGCAGGGCAAAATGTATTACTGCTGGATGCGGATTTAGGTCTGGCAAATGTAGATTTATTGTTAGGCTTACGTGCTGAATATAATTTATCTCATGTTATCTCGGGCGAACGAACGCTTGAAGAAGTTGTTGTTAAAGGCCCTGAAGGTTTGAATATTATTCCTGCAGCATCAGGCATGCAAATGATGTCCGAATTAAGCCCCGGGCAACATGCGGGTGTGATTAGAGCATTTAGTGATTTAAGTATGCCGGTGGATGTTCTGGTAGTGGATACAGCTGCAGGCATTTCTGATGGTGTAGTGAGTTTTGTAAAAGCAGCGAATGAAGTGCTTGTTGTGGTATGTAATGAACCTACATCTCTAACGGATGCGTATGCCCTGATTAAAGTGATGTCAGAAGATCATGGTGTCCATAAATTCAATATACTGGCCAACTCAGTTCGTGATCCGCAGGAAGGGGCTAAGCTCTTTAAAAAGTTAATTCGAGTAACCGATTATTATCTTGATGTTACGTTAAACTTTATGGGTGCGGTTCCTTATGATGAGTATCTGGTCAAATCAGTAAAAAAACAGAAAGCAGTATTGCAGTCATATCCGCAGAGCCCCTCTTCGCTGGCTTTCAGAAAGCTGGCTAAAGTAGCCATGGCCTGGCCGGTTCCTGAAAGTGCCTCTGGGCATCTGGAGTTTTTTGTAGAAAGACTGATTAAATTTAGTGCAGCTGGTTAG